GCATATCTCTGGCAGCATTTGGTCCTGTCAGCGGATGGCTTTCAGATAAATACGGTGCTAGAGGGCTTGCAACACTTGGCCTGCTCGTTTCTTCGATAGGCTTCATAATGCTGGCTCAGCTCGGGCCAACAACAACCCCTGGACAACTCCTCATCCCTCTGGTGTTAGTGGGTGCTGGGATGGGGCTATTCGCATCGCCGAACAGGGCCTCGATGATGAATGCAGTTGCTCCCGAGGTAAGGGGAATAACAGCTGGGATGGGAACTACCTTGGTGAACGTTGGCTCCACATTCAGCCTTGGAATAGCCTTCAGTTTTGTCACAGCATCGGTTCCTTCACAAGACCTGCAGAAGATCTTCCTTGGAACAGGCGGTGTGCATGATGCTCCATGGCTGGCTTCTTTCATTCAGTCTGTTCACTTGGTGTTCTACGTCTCGACGCTCTTCTTGCTTGCTGCGATAATACCATCATTAATGAGAGGGGGAAAGAAGAGCTCAGGTGCTGCAACATAAATCAGAGCAAAAAAGCTGATACAGATATAGCATCTGTCAATGCTGAAAAATTATCCCAACCCTGTCAGATGAGCTACACTGAACCTTTCTTTCAGGTTCTTGCCTTCTGGGCGGGGGTAATTTCCGGGGAATAGAGCAGACACGATACCCTCTTCCCATTTCCTGCGTCATACATCCCAGGGGTGATATAGCTAGATAATGTTATGAGAACTCCTTGCTCTGTCTCCTTGATGTTTGAGACTGATGTAAGACTTCTCAGATAACTCCTTTCTCTGCTTATCACATCAGTCAAGTCGTTTGACCTTGCGTTCTTGACCAGCAGGCTGGAATCGTCCAACCTTTCTACAGTTGCGGATCCTTGGAAGAGGCTATAGTATTTCCCTTGCAGCAGATAATCCAAGTCAGTCGCAACCTCCTCTGCACTCCAGCCGCAGACTTCGAACGCTACCTGGCACCTGGGATGGAACCTGCAACCCCTAGGCGGTGAAACAAGATTCGGAGGGTCTCCCTTAAGAACTATTCTTTGTGCCATTCTGGCCCTGCCAGGCACCGCTGAGATCAGCGCCTGTGTGTATGGATGAGTAGGACTGAGAATAACATCCCTTTTTATACCGCTCTCCATCACCTTCCCTGCATAAATCACATTGACATATTCAGCCATGTATGCTATGACTGCTATGTTATGAGTTATGAGCAGCATGCTCATGTTGAATTCACTTCTTATCTTCTTCAGCAGGGAAAGTATCTGGGCCTGCACGGAAACGTCGAGCGCTGAAGTGGGCTCATCGAGCACAAGAAACTTCGGAAGAGTAGAGATGCTTCTTGCTATAGCGACCCTCTGCCTCTGCCCTCCAGAAAGTTCGTGCGGATACCTCAGCGCAAAATCAGGAGGTAAACCTACCCTATCAAGAAGAGACAGAACAGTCTCCTTCGCCTCCTTTGAGTCCTGATAACCTGTAGCGAGAATTGGTTCCAGTATGATATCCTGCACCCTCATCCTAGGGTCTAGAGAAGAATACGGGTCCTGGAAGACTATACCCATCTTCCTCCTCATCTCCTTTGCCTGTCTTCCTTTCTTATCATAGATGGAATATTCAGCTTCTATCCTTTTACACTTCTCAAGTTGCCCCCTTACCAAGCAATCATCATATTCAGCCAGAACATCGTCAGGTATGTCAAACAGCACCTGTCCAGAGGTTGGTTTGAGCAGAGCTACGAGGAGCCTGCCTATCGTGCTCTTGCCAGACCCGCTCTCGCCTACAACCCCAACCACAGAGCCTTCCCTGACTTCCAAGTTTACATCATCGACTGCCCTGAGCAGTCCTCCAGACCCGACTACACCTGTACCTTTTAGCTGAAAGTACTTTGATAGTCTTCTTGCAGCTATGATCATGAATCATCTCTTCTCCTGATATACATAACAGGCGACAAAATGTTCTTTACGAACCTCAATCATCTCAGGAACCCTCTCCCTGCATATACTCATCACATAAGGGCATCTGGGGTTGAACATGCATCCAGTTGGAGGGAACCTCATATCCGGCACTGCTCCACCTATCTCCTGTATCTCCTTCTCCTCCAGCGTTGGAATAGCAGCTATCAGCAGCTTTGTGTATGGGTGAAGAGGATTTTCAAATATCTCCTTTGTAGGGGCGACCTCAACTATTCTTCCTCCATACATTATTCCTATCCTGTCGCAGACCTCTGAGAGGACCGATAGATCATGGGATATGAAGATGAAAGAGGTGTTGAACTTATTCTTGAGATGCCTTACGAACTCAAGTATCTGGGCCTGCACTGTGACATCAAGCGCTGATGTTGGCTCGTCCATGATGACAATCTCAGGATTGTTTGCCAATGCAATCGCTATGACTATCCTCTGCCTCATTCCACCGGAGAGCTCGTGCGGATACATTCTGATGACCTTCTCCGCATTGGGAACCTCGAGCGTAGACAGAAGTTCCAGTGCCTTTCTGTAGCCCTCCCTGACCAAAACACGTCTTGCAAAACGCCCGAGCAGAGGTATACCTGAGACCCATCTGCCCAGCTTACCGTTTTCCTTAACATGGTTCAGAACCAACTTTTCGAACCAGGTCAATTTCTCCGAATGAAGAGAGA
This Conexivisphaerales archaeon DNA region includes the following protein-coding sequences:
- a CDS encoding ABC transporter ATP-binding protein; protein product: MIIAARRLSKYFQLKGTGVVGSGGLLRAVDDVNLEVREGSVVGVVGESGSGKSTIGRLLVALLKPTSGQVLFDIPDDVLAEYDDCLVRGQLEKCKRIEAEYSIYDKKGRQAKEMRRKMGIVFQDPYSSLDPRMRVQDIILEPILATGYQDSKEAKETVLSLLDRVGLPPDFALRYPHELSGGQRQRVAIARSISTLPKFLVLDEPTSALDVSVQAQILSLLKKIRSEFNMSMLLITHNIAVIAYMAEYVNVIYAGKVMESGIKRDVILSPTHPYTQALISAVPGRARMAQRIVLKGDPPNLVSPPRGCRFHPRCQVAFEVCGWSAEEVATDLDYLLQGKYYSLFQGSATVERLDDSSLLVKNARSNDLTDVISRERSYLRSLTSVSNIKETEQGVLITLSSYITPGMYDAGNGKRVSCLLYSPEITPAQKART
- a CDS encoding ABC transporter ATP-binding protein — its product is MQELLKVSEVRLQFYTRRGIYKALNGVQLELRKGEVFGIAGESGSGKSTLGLTIMGLLPRNAAITSGNVILDGKDIVAPLRDYASGMNGKFNPRKNEIIMKRLNNQLSEVRGKKVSMVFQDPMTSLNPVIEVGYQIAETMIVHQSRTLALRKLARAKATRSDLEEVLKVLRSAGEDEKKVEKLVADKGLEGLDEQVLNIWRRKDLPEARKEKMILSLHSEKLTWFEKLVLNHVKENGKLGRWVSGIPLLGRFARRVLVREGYRKALELLSTLEVPNAEKVIRMYPHELSGGMRQRIVIAIALANNPEIVIMDEPTSALDVTVQAQILEFVRHLKNKFNTSFIFISHDLSVLSEVCDRIGIMYGGRIVEVAPTKEIFENPLHPYTKLLIAAIPTLEEKEIQEIGGAVPDMRFPPTGCMFNPRCPYVMSICRERVPEMIEVRKEHFVACYVYQEKR